A single region of the Brassica rapa cultivar Chiifu-401-42 chromosome A03, CAAS_Brap_v3.01, whole genome shotgun sequence genome encodes:
- the LOC103856142 gene encoding biotin carboxyl carrier protein of acetyl-CoA carboxylase 2, chloroplastic yields MSSLSVPYAKISAPNRRFGSFPRIRRQPQLNGVSFPSDVSQNQSTIWRLRATTNEVVSNSTPVTNGGCLNGNVKSNVPESAELSDFMAKVSGLLKLVDSRDIVELELKQLDCEIVIRKKEALQQQAAPPAPVYHSMPPPPMAGLQMAPSQPVAPPPASSPSSAPETAKPATPPSSSHPPLKSPMAGTFYRSPGPGEPPFVKVGDKVQKGQVVCIIEAMKLMNEIEAEKSGTITELLAEDGKPVSVDTPLFTIVP; encoded by the exons ATGTCGTCATTGTCCGTACCTTACGCCAAGATCTCTGCGCCAAATCGGCGCTTCGGATCATTTCCTAGAATCCGACGGCAGCCGCAACTCAATGGCGTCTCCTTTCCCTCCGATGTATCTCAG AATCAGTCTACAATCTGGAGGTTGCGTGCGACAACCAACGAG GTTGTCTCTAACTCTACCCCAGTGACTAACGGTGGGTGCTTGAACGGGAACGTGAAGAGCAATGTTCCTGAATCCGCTGAACTCTCTGACTTTATGGCTAAAGTTTCAGGTCTTCTTAA GCTTGTGGATTCAAGAGATATAGTGGAACTCGAACTAAAGCAGCTTGACTGTGAGATTGTTATTCGGAAAAAGGAAGCTTTACAGCAGCAAGCTGCACCACCAGCTCCAGTTTATcactctatgcctcctcctcctatGGCAGGCCTTCAAATGGCTCCATCTCAACCAGTTGCTCCTCCTCCTGCTTCTTCTCCCTCCTCAGCCCCTGAAACAGCTAAACCAGCAACCCCACCTTCCTCTTCTCATCCTCCACTAAAGAGTCCTATGGCTGGTACTTTCTACAGGTCTCCTGGACCCGGTGAACCTCCTTTTGTCAAG GTTGGAGATAAGGTGCAGAAGGGCCAAGTTGTTTGCATTATTGAAGCTATGAAACTCATGAATGAGATTGAG GCTGAGAAATCAGGAACCATCACTGAGCTACTGGCTGAAGATGGAAAACCGGTTAGCGTTGACACG CCTCTGTTTACCATCGTGCCTTGA
- the LOC103856143 gene encoding ribosome biogenesis protein WDR12 homolog: MNGEGDDASKVIHVKFLTKLDSPFKVPVTSVVIPSSVTRLGLSSIVNSLLTLEKAEAFDFLIDGELIRMSLEQFLLAKGISAERTLEIEYIRAVAPRKEEKPSLHDDWVSAVDGSSPRFVLTGCYDGLGRLWSSPGSCTHILEGHTGAISSIAFANSEGAEGVTVATASKDRTLRLFKVDTAESGDTTTRLGAYKILRGHKASVSSVTAQKYGSKVCSGSWDCTINVWDTNESTSELSVPGKKRKGNNQAEEPQLEGEAETTLVGHTQCVSSVVWPEHDVIYSCSWDHSVRRWDVETGKDSLNLYSGKALNTVDVGGEGSALVAAGGSDPILRVWDPRKPGTSAPVFQFASHSSWISACKWHKSSWFHLLSASYDGKIMLWDLRTAWPLSIIETHKDKVLCADWWKGDSVVSGGADSNFRISSGISIS, translated from the exons ATGAATGGCGAAGGAGACGATGCATCCAAAGTAATTCACGTGAAGTTCTTGACGAAGCTTGACTCTCCGTTCAAAGTTCCGGTCACCTCCGTCGTTATCCCTTCCAGTGTCACTCGTCTCGGCCTCTCTTCCATCGTCAACTCTCTTCTCACTCTCG AAAAGGCTGAGGCATTTGACTTCCTGATCGATGGGGAGCTTATTCGAATGTCACTTGAACAGTTTCTTCTCGCCAAGGGAATCTCAGCG GAAAGGACTCTTGAAATCGAATACATAAGGGCTGTGGCACCACGGAAGGAGGAGAAACCTTCATTGCATGATGACTGGGTCAGTGCGGTTGATGGTTCTTCCCCCAg GTTCGTTTTGACCGGCTGCTATGATGGTCTAGGAAG GTTATGGAGCTCTCCTGGATCGTGTACGCACATTTTAGAAGGCCACACTGGGGCAATCTCCTCTATTGCTTTTGCTAACTCCGAAG GTGCAGAAGGTGTTACCGTAGCAACCGCCTCTAAAGATCGGACGTTGAGATTGTTTAAG GTTGATACAGCTGAATCTGGTGACACTACTACAAGACTTGGTGCTTACAAGATATTACGTGGACACAAGGCCTCAGTGTCAAGTGTTACAGCTCAGAAATACGGAAGCAAG GTTTGCTCGGGTTCATGGGATTGCACGATCAATGTGTGGGACACCAATGAGTCGACTTCAGAGTTGTCAGTACCAgggaagaaaagaaaagggaaTAATCAGGCCGAGGAGCCTCAGTTAGAG GGAGAGGCGGAGACTACACTTGTTGGACACACACAATGTGTCTCATCAGTTGTTTGGCCAGAGCATGATGTTATTTATTCCTGTTCATGGGACCATTCCGTAAGGAGATGGGATGTTGAGACAGGGAAAGATTCATTGAACTTG TACTCTGGAAAAGCTCTCAACACCGTCGATGTTGGTGGTGAAGGTTCTGCACTTGTAGCTGCAGGTGGTTCAGATCCAATCCTTAGAGTATGGGATCCTCGTAAGCCTG GAACATCCGCTCCCGTGTTTCAGTTTGCTTCACATTCATCATGGATATCTGCCTGTAAATGGCACAAAAGCTCTTGGTTTCACTTGCTCTCAGCTTCATATGATGGCAAAATCATGCTCTGGGATCTCAGAACCGCT TGGCCGTTGTCAATTATCGAAACACACAAGGATAAG GTTTTATGTGCTGACTGGTGGAAAGGAGACAGCGTAGTCAGCGGAGGAGCAGACTCTAACTTTCGAATATCGTCTGGAATCTCAATTTCTTAG